The Puniceicoccales bacterium genome has a segment encoding these proteins:
- a CDS encoding RNA methyltransferase, giving the protein MIIESKNNPKIKFLDKLKKRSHRERYQTYLIEGWRELTRAFESGLLAELYFCQKLFTGDKFHNLLTKLSKKNIPLIELGEQAYQKISIGENGDGLVGVGKPFAKSLDAIQGSSNYLIIATENLEKPSNLGAIVRTAESANANAVVILDSSTDVYNPHALRSSQGAIFSVPMVLCTSAAFGKFCTANDIKIFSTSPKAHRIYWNENLKGNLAIIVGNEANGLSDFWLHQENSTSIKIPQLGISDSLNVSAATAIVIYEALRQRHQNL; this is encoded by the coding sequence GTGATCATAGAAAGTAAGAACAATCCAAAGATAAAATTTCTCGATAAGTTGAAGAAGCGGTCCCATCGAGAGCGGTACCAGACCTACCTGATCGAAGGCTGGCGGGAACTCACCAGGGCCTTTGAAAGTGGACTTCTGGCAGAATTATACTTTTGTCAGAAGTTATTCACTGGCGATAAATTTCATAATCTATTGACAAAATTATCCAAAAAAAATATTCCATTGATTGAGCTTGGTGAGCAGGCCTACCAAAAAATATCCATAGGAGAAAATGGCGATGGTTTGGTGGGAGTGGGGAAGCCATTTGCGAAATCATTGGATGCTATTCAAGGAAGCAGCAATTATTTAATAATAGCCACAGAAAACCTGGAAAAACCTAGTAATTTGGGCGCAATAGTCCGCACCGCCGAATCGGCCAACGCAAATGCCGTGGTGATATTGGACTCATCCACCGATGTGTACAACCCCCATGCCCTAAGGTCATCCCAAGGCGCCATATTTTCAGTACCGATGGTACTTTGCACCTCCGCAGCCTTTGGTAAATTTTGCACAGCCAATGATATAAAAATTTTCAGCACATCACCCAAAGCTCATCGCATCTATTGGAATGAAAATTTAAAAGGAAACTTGGCCATCATCGTTGGAAATGAAGCCAATGGCCTCTCAGATTTTTGGCTGCATCAAGAAAATTCTACTTCTATCAAAATTCCACAATTGGGTATATCAGACTCGCTAAATGTTTCTGCTGCAACTGCCATAGTTATTTACGAAGCACTTAGGCAACGGCATCAAAACTTATAG
- the raiA gene encoding ribosome-associated translation inhibitor RaiA translates to MEKDIIVSGVHLTLTEALKRNVHEKAEKLFRHGDGIIRIRIELQHEQSKDHSSEFVAKGHVEIHGPDIVATAASEDLYKSIDVLMQKLDRQLTDRAHREKK, encoded by the coding sequence ATGGAAAAAGATATAATCGTATCCGGTGTGCATCTGACTTTAACGGAAGCACTTAAGCGAAATGTTCATGAAAAAGCAGAAAAATTGTTTAGGCATGGCGATGGCATAATTCGTATAAGAATTGAGTTGCAACATGAACAAAGTAAAGACCATAGCAGCGAATTCGTGGCCAAGGGGCATGTGGAAATTCATGGACCGGACATCGTTGCCACGGCTGCCAGTGAGGATCTATATAAATCTATAGATGTGCTCATGCAAAAGTTGGATCGGCAGTTAACGGACAGAGCGCATAGAGAAAAAAAATGA
- a CDS encoding sugar transferase translates to MDVKVERFLRFLEVISSIFIAIALLPIMFIVAALSRLEIKKVSIFFLQERIGKDGKPFNIIKFRTMRRTIADAEDDGILNSFTEKLVTKFGKFLRKTRLDELPQIFNVIKGDMSFIGHRPLTMSFFDLINNDVEYRKILKFKPGITGYATLKILDYENNVLSNAENRIDAYRRFIFPKKMKYNLEYLKKKGLWLDMNIIFMTGVVFCRYFVAASMMAIADFFDESKAKNMPIVEKNKKVIKR, encoded by the coding sequence ATGGATGTGAAGGTAGAAAGGTTTCTGAGATTCCTGGAAGTCATTTCTAGTATTTTTATTGCGATTGCGCTCTTGCCAATCATGTTCATAGTAGCCGCCCTGTCCAGATTGGAAATTAAAAAGGTTAGTATTTTTTTTCTCCAAGAAAGAATTGGAAAAGATGGTAAGCCGTTCAATATAATAAAGTTCAGAACGATGCGCCGAACCATTGCAGATGCAGAAGATGATGGTATTTTAAATTCATTCACAGAAAAATTGGTTACGAAATTTGGCAAATTTTTGAGAAAAACTAGGTTGGATGAATTGCCGCAAATCTTCAATGTTATCAAAGGTGATATGAGTTTTATTGGTCACCGTCCGTTGACGATGAGTTTTTTTGACCTAATAAATAATGATGTGGAGTACAGAAAAATTTTGAAATTTAAGCCAGGAATCACTGGCTATGCGACGTTGAAAATCCTTGACTATGAAAATAATGTGCTGAGCAATGCTGAGAATAGGATCGATGCCTATAGGCGGTTTATTTTTCCAAAAAAAATGAAATATAATCTTGAGTACTTGAAAAAGAAGGGCTTATGGCTCGATATGAACATAATATTTATGACTGGCGTTGTATTTTGTAGGTACTTTGTTGCGGCATCAATGATGGCCATTGCTGATTTTTTTGATGAAAGTAAAGCAAAAAATATGCCCATTGTTGAAAAGAATAAGAAAGTTATCAAGCGTTAA
- the dprA gene encoding DNA-processing protein DprA, whose translation MSVNGLTDTQLMMILGAIPALGSITFFRLYNNFQKNLRSIFSATKAELMEIGHVSETIANNILKWELFFNIHKTETKLASIRGDFISHCDNENYPKSLKNIHDPPLGLYCIGNKSLLNSRCIAIVGTRRPTLYGIKIATEFAMNLASLGFCIISGMAKGIDTAAHEGALAAGGDTIAVLGCGIDVIYPYENSNLYKKIAGRGCLVSEFQLEKWADKQTFPIRNRLISGLCGSVIVIETAKHGGSIITANIAYDQGKNVFVVPGRIDQLSSEGCNELIRNGATLVTSVDDILEEINFPKQQKFSIDIPKEKIEIPDPVERQIFDFLKSYGNASIDDVVIHTQVITASVLKSLQTLEIKQLVKRSLDGSFCANF comes from the coding sequence ATGAGTGTGAATGGATTGACCGATACCCAGCTGATGATGATACTGGGAGCCATCCCAGCCCTGGGCAGCATTACTTTTTTTAGATTATACAATAACTTTCAAAAAAATCTGCGCAGTATATTTTCAGCCACAAAAGCGGAGTTGATGGAAATTGGCCATGTATCAGAAACCATTGCAAATAATATACTAAAGTGGGAATTATTTTTCAACATTCACAAAACCGAAACGAAATTGGCTTCGATTAGAGGAGATTTTATCAGCCATTGTGACAATGAAAATTACCCAAAATCACTGAAAAATATACACGATCCTCCCCTAGGATTGTATTGCATTGGCAACAAATCATTGCTAAATTCTCGATGTATAGCCATCGTAGGTACAAGAAGACCAACACTTTACGGTATAAAAATAGCGACGGAATTCGCGATGAATCTGGCAAGCCTTGGATTTTGCATTATCAGCGGCATGGCCAAAGGAATAGACACGGCAGCCCATGAAGGGGCTTTGGCGGCCGGTGGCGATACGATCGCTGTGCTTGGCTGCGGCATCGATGTCATCTACCCCTACGAAAATAGCAATTTATATAAAAAAATTGCAGGTCGCGGGTGCCTTGTCTCGGAATTTCAACTGGAAAAGTGGGCTGACAAACAGACTTTTCCCATACGAAATAGGTTGATTTCAGGACTTTGTGGCAGCGTAATTGTCATCGAAACGGCTAAGCATGGAGGCAGCATTATAACGGCCAATATTGCCTATGACCAAGGGAAAAATGTATTTGTCGTGCCAGGCCGAATAGATCAGCTTTCCAGCGAAGGTTGCAATGAATTGATCCGAAATGGAGCAACGCTCGTAACTTCGGTGGATGACATTTTGGAAGAAATAAATTTTCCTAAACAGCAGAAATTTTCCATTGACATACCAAAAGAAAAGATAGAAATTCCAGACCCTGTGGAACGCCAAATATTTGACTTTCTGAAATCCTACGGAAATGCGAGCATTGACGACGTAGTGATCCATACACAAGTGATTACCGCATCGGTTTTAAAGTCATTACAAACCCTTGAAATAAAACAACTTGTGAAAAGATCTCTCGATGGATCATTTTGCGCAAATTTTTGA
- a CDS encoding ABC transporter ATP-binding protein gives MHDDKKKLLDVRNLNVIFKNTGVVAINNISFYLKPREIFAIVGESGSGKTSVALSITNLFKKKIMDISGHIMFEGTDLLSISEKDMATYRGNKIMYIFQEPNLALNPSLTIGYQISESMKPKSKRNVINLMAEVGLTNERTYHAYPYELSGGMQQRAMIAIALASKPKLLIADEPTTSLDVTIQKQIMDLLKDIRKRYELAILLITHNFGIINGFADRAMVMLNGKIEETNTVDAIFKNPKSPYTAKLLACVPELGNPNKLNPK, from the coding sequence ATGCATGACGACAAAAAAAAATTACTAGATGTCCGCAACTTGAACGTCATTTTCAAAAACACTGGCGTAGTGGCGATAAACAACATTTCATTTTACCTTAAACCTCGAGAAATTTTCGCAATTGTTGGAGAAAGTGGTAGTGGTAAGACCTCCGTTGCACTGAGCATAACCAATCTATTCAAGAAAAAAATTATGGATATATCTGGTCATATCATGTTCGAAGGCACAGACTTACTGTCAATTTCTGAAAAAGATATGGCCACCTACCGAGGCAATAAAATAATGTACATTTTTCAGGAACCAAATCTCGCGCTAAACCCTTCTCTCACCATAGGATACCAAATCAGCGAATCAATGAAACCGAAATCTAAAAGAAATGTTATCAATCTTATGGCAGAGGTTGGGCTAACAAATGAGCGCACCTATCATGCTTATCCCTATGAACTTAGCGGTGGCATGCAGCAAAGAGCGATGATAGCCATAGCACTGGCCAGCAAACCAAAACTATTAATCGCCGATGAACCGACCACCTCACTAGATGTGACCATACAAAAACAAATCATGGATCTGTTAAAAGACATTCGAAAAAGATATGAATTAGCAATACTGCTAATAACTCATAACTTCGGCATAATCAATGGGTTCGCGGACAGAGCCATGGTAATGCTAAATGGCAAAATCGAAGAAACAAACACCGTTGATGCCATATTTAAAAATCCCAAAAGCCCATACACAGCAAAACTTTTGGCCTGCGTCCCGGAGCTTGGAAATCCAAACAAATTGAATCCCAAGTAG